The Kosmotoga arenicorallina S304 genome contains a region encoding:
- a CDS encoding ArsR/SmtB family transcription factor, producing the protein MNVIIFNNQSFCLSHLKGVDTIPSKRVTPDFDTEHRYYQELADFFSVFVDPTRLKILHVLMDGEKCVKKISELVGLNQSACSHQLRTLKHHGLVKSKREGKFIRYSICDEHISEIIEIGSIHIGEKKR; encoded by the coding sequence ATAAATGTTATAATTTTTAATAATCAATCTTTTTGCTTATCCCATTTAAAAGGAGTTGATACTATTCCATCCAAAAGGGTTACCCCTGACTTTGATACTGAGCACCGGTATTACCAAGAACTTGCAGACTTTTTTTCTGTTTTCGTGGATCCAACGAGATTAAAGATTTTACATGTCCTCATGGACGGAGAAAAATGCGTGAAAAAAATCTCTGAATTGGTAGGGTTAAACCAATCTGCATGTTCACACCAATTGAGGACATTGAAACACCATGGATTGGTTAAGTCAAAACGTGAAGGAAAGTTTATAAGGTATTCCATCTGTGATGAGCATATCAGCGAAATTATCGAAATCGGATCAATTCATATTGGTGAGAAAAAAAGATAA